A single Biomphalaria glabrata chromosome 2, xgBioGlab47.1, whole genome shotgun sequence DNA region contains:
- the LOC106075619 gene encoding tachykinin-like peptides receptor 86C, giving the protein MADLNDSSLRDMTATSASDRRLEQSLAVVIFFLVNNTCISSIIGLLGIFANTINITVFLHQGLGSSINISLFCISISDIFSILFIVFALNPFIDRLQVPIAFAELYYVTGGWPLGFSSRVTLCITAYITAERCLSIVFPLKIKTMITPRRSKLIICALTLINALTLIPEYTSVYLSWHFSDKKNETVLGVDFRSNRQQTQGINFMLHVAIVVISQGLVILFASILVIHLRRQSQWMMKSRSEISSRSVPCLRNQKSIKLVTVVAASLTIAYIPGTPVSLVTVFVPEFYISGQLSKIFIDTWGTIFLFHMINASSNILIYYNMNAKFRNTFREVFVNRLHGK; this is encoded by the coding sequence atggCAGATTTGAACGACTCTAGCCTGAGAGACATGACAGCTACTTCCGCCTCTGACCGTCGACTTGAACAATCTTTAgcagttgttatttttttcttagtcaaCAATACCTGTATCTCATCCATCATTGGGCTTTTGGGAATATTTGCTAACACCATCAACATCACAGTATTTTTACATCAAGGGTTGGGCAGTTCCATCAACATCAGTCTCTTCTGTATCTCAATATCAGACATTTTTTCCATACTTTTTATCGTCTTTGCATTGAATCCATTCATCGACCGACTTCAGGTCCCGATCGCCTTCGCCGAGCTGTATTATGTGACAGGGGGATGGCCTTTAGGGTTCTCCAGCCGGGTGACTCTCTGCATCACTGCGTACATCACAGCAGAGAGATGCCTGTCTATTGTGTTTCCACTGAAGATAAAGACAATGATAACTCCCAGGAGAAGTAAACTCATCATCTGTGCTCTGACGCTAATCAACGCGTTAACTCTTATCCCAGAATATACGTCTGTCTACTTGTCCTGGCACTTTAGCGACAAGAAAAATGAAACGGTTCTGGGCGTTGATTTCAGAAGCAACAGGCAGCAGACCCAAGGGATCAATTTCATGCTACATGTGGCAATTGTTGTCATCAGTCAAGGCTTGGTCATCTTGTTCGCTTCTATATTGGTCATCCATCTGCGTCGGCAGTCCCAATGGATGATGAAGAGCCGTTCTGAAATAAGCTCTCGAAGTGTTCCTTGTTTACGTAACCAGAAGTCTATCAAGTTGGTTACCGTTGTGGCCGCATCGTTGACCATTGCCTACATCCCCGGGACACCAGTCTCCTTGGTCACTGTCTTTGTTCCGGAATTTTACATCAGCGGACAACTGTCCAAAATTTTCATCGATACTTGGGGCACGATATTCTTGTTTCATATGATTAACGCCAGTTCTAACATCTTAATCTATTACAATATGAACGCAAAGTTCAGGAACACATTCAGAGAAGTCTTTGTTAACCGCTTACATGGAAAATAA